AATCTACAATTCCATTTATATAAGCTTTAGTTAAAGTTTTCTTTTGTGAATTTTTTATAAAATTTATTAACTCTTCAGCTGTTTCTAGTCTCACTTTATACCACTCTCCTAATTAAAGATATCTTTCATTGTATACAATCTAGGTTGCTTACCTATAATAAAATCAGCACATTTCAACGCACCAACTGCAAATATTTTTTTCGATAAAGCCTTGTGAGATATCTCTATAATCTCATCTTCTCCTGCAAAAATGACTGTATGTTCTCCTACAATCGTTCCACCTCTTATTGCATGAATTCCAATCTCTTTCTTTTCTCTTTTAGTCATCCCTTCTCTTCCATAAACAACATTGTATTTCTCGTGCAAAGATTTTTGGATTGTTTCTAAAAGAGTAATCGCAGTTCCACTAGGTGAATCTATTTTCTTATTATGATGTTTTTCAATTATTTCTATATCAAAATTTTCTTCTAACTTTGGAACTAATTTTTCCAATACACTATTTATAGCATTTATACCTAAAGAAGTATTCGAGGATAATAATATCGGTATTTTCTTCGAAGCTTCTACAATTTTTTCTAAAGTTTCACCACTATAACCTGTTGTTGCTATTACTAAAGGATAATTTCTCTCTACACATCTATCTAATAAATCATTTAATTTACTAAAATGTGAAAAATCTACAACAACATCTATTTTTTCATTTATATTTATTTCTTCAATCCTATCTACAAAAGCGACTATTTTATCATCACCAATATCTCGAATAGTTTTTCCCATTGTTCCCGTTCCATGCATAGCTATTCTCAAACTACTTCACCTACTTCTTCTAATTCTTTTTTTAATATAGCT
The nucleotide sequence above comes from Cetobacterium somerae ATCC BAA-474. Encoded proteins:
- the dapB gene encoding 4-hydroxy-tetrahydrodipicolinate reductase, whose amino-acid sequence is MRIAMHGTGTMGKTIRDIGDDKIVAFVDRIEEININEKIDVVVDFSHFSKLNDLLDRCVERNYPLVIATTGYSGETLEKIVEASKKIPILLSSNTSLGINAINSVLEKLVPKLEENFDIEIIEKHHNKKIDSPSGTAITLLETIQKSLHEKYNVVYGREGMTKREKKEIGIHAIRGGTIVGEHTVIFAGEDEIIEISHKALSKKIFAVGALKCADFIIGKQPRLYTMKDIFN